The following are encoded together in the Serratia sp. UGAL515B_01 genome:
- a CDS encoding MFS transporter, with protein MSPYSRPVLLLLCGLLFLTVSIAVLNTLVPLWLTHAQLLTWQVGVVSSSYFSGNLVGTVVAGKLINRIGFTRSYHLACLLFALATIGMGLSLDFWSWIGWRFFAGVGCAWIWVIVESALLRSGNRNNRGQLLAAYMMVYYLGTVAGQLLLGMVSTELLHVLPWVAAIVMAAMLPMLFVRVNHQEDESQKATVWLMLKRRCARLGINGCIISGIILGSLYGLMPLYLAHQGMSDAKIGYWMALLVSSGIAGQWPVGRVADRYGRLLVLRIQVSVLILASIAMMGNYAMASALFILGCAGFTLYPVAMSWACEKVLPHELVAMNQTLLMSYTIGSLLGPSMTSLLMQNYSDRLLFVVIAGVALVYLVMLLRNSDRYHTPLAAA; from the coding sequence ATGTCCCCATATTCGCGCCCAGTGCTTTTATTGCTCTGCGGTTTGTTGTTTCTTACGGTTTCCATTGCCGTACTGAACACGTTAGTCCCTTTATGGTTAACCCATGCTCAATTACTTACCTGGCAAGTGGGAGTCGTCAGCTCTTCCTACTTTAGCGGGAATCTGGTGGGTACAGTCGTAGCGGGTAAGTTGATCAACCGTATTGGTTTTACCCGCAGCTACCACCTGGCGTGTTTGCTTTTTGCTCTGGCCACTATTGGCATGGGGCTTTCCTTGGATTTCTGGAGTTGGATAGGCTGGCGCTTCTTTGCTGGGGTCGGGTGTGCTTGGATTTGGGTGATCGTCGAAAGTGCCCTGCTGCGCAGCGGCAATCGGAACAACCGTGGTCAACTGTTGGCGGCGTATATGATGGTCTACTATCTGGGGACCGTCGCAGGCCAACTGCTGTTAGGCATGGTTTCCACCGAATTGTTGCATGTGTTGCCCTGGGTTGCGGCTATTGTGATGGCCGCCATGTTGCCGATGCTGTTTGTGCGAGTGAACCATCAAGAAGATGAATCTCAGAAAGCCACGGTTTGGTTGATGCTCAAACGCCGTTGTGCAAGGTTGGGGATCAACGGTTGTATCATATCGGGTATTATACTTGGTTCGCTGTATGGGCTGATGCCGCTTTATCTAGCCCACCAAGGGATGAGCGATGCTAAAATCGGATATTGGATGGCATTATTGGTCAGTTCGGGCATTGCTGGCCAGTGGCCGGTAGGGCGTGTGGCAGATCGCTATGGTCGCTTGTTGGTGCTGCGTATCCAGGTTTCTGTGCTTATCCTTGCCAGCATTGCCATGATGGGTAACTACGCGATGGCTTCTGCGTTGTTCATTCTTGGCTGTGCGGGTTTTACTCTATATCCGGTAGCGATGTCTTGGGCTTGTGAAAAGGTGTTACCGCATGAGTTGGTTGCCATGAATCAGACATTATTGATGAGTTACACTATCGGTAGTCTGTTGGGGCCGTCGATGACGTCGCTGTTGATGCAAAACTATTCCGATCGTCTTCTGTTTGTGGTGATTGCGGGGGTGGCGCTGGTCTATCTGGTGATGTTATTAAGAAACTCCGATCGCTATCACACGCCTTTGGCCGCTGCCTGA
- the pflA gene encoding pyruvate formate lyase 1-activating protein, with the protein MSVKGRIHSFESCGTVDGPGIRFIVFFQGCLMRCLYCHNRDTWDTHGGKEVTVEELMTDAVAYRHFMNASGGGVTASGGEAILQAEFVRDWFRACHAEGIHTCLDTNGFVRRYDPVIDELLDTTDLVMLDLKQMNDGIHQNLVGVSNHRTLEFARYLAKRNQRTWIRYVVVPGWSDDDQSAHMLGEFTKDMTNIEKIELLPYHELGKHKWVAMGEEYKLDGVHPPKTDTMDRVKGILESYGHKVIY; encoded by the coding sequence ATGTCTGTAAAAGGTCGCATTCATTCTTTCGAATCCTGTGGCACCGTTGATGGCCCTGGTATTCGCTTTATTGTTTTCTTCCAGGGCTGCCTGATGCGTTGCCTGTATTGCCATAATCGAGATACCTGGGATACACATGGTGGTAAAGAAGTCACTGTCGAAGAACTGATGACTGACGCCGTTGCTTACCGCCACTTTATGAATGCTTCCGGTGGCGGTGTAACCGCGTCAGGGGGGGAAGCGATCCTTCAGGCAGAGTTCGTGCGCGACTGGTTCCGCGCCTGTCACGCAGAAGGTATCCACACCTGTCTCGATACCAATGGTTTTGTGCGCCGTTACGATCCCGTTATCGACGAACTGTTGGATACCACCGATTTGGTCATGCTAGACCTGAAACAGATGAATGATGGCATTCACCAGAATCTGGTCGGTGTTTCCAACCACCGGACGCTAGAATTTGCACGCTATCTGGCAAAGCGCAATCAACGCACTTGGATCCGCTATGTTGTGGTTCCGGGTTGGTCAGATGATGATCAATCAGCACATATGCTCGGTGAATTCACCAAAGACATGACAAATATCGAGAAGATCGAGCTACTGCCTTATCATGAGTTGGGTAAGCATAAATGGGTAGCAATGGGAGAAGAGTACAAACTGGATGGCGTGCATCCTCCCAAAACCGACACGATGGATCGCGTTAAAGGGATCCTTGAGAGTTACGGTCACAAAGTTATCTATTAA
- the pflB gene encoding formate C-acetyltransferase — MTELNEKLATAWQGFNEGDWQKEVNVRDFIQKNYTPYEGDESFLAGATQATTTLWDKVMEGIKLENRTHAPVDFDTNVVSTVISHDAGYINKDLETIVGLQTEAPLKRALIPFGGIKMVEGSCKVYGRELDPQVKKVFTEYRKTHNQGVFDVYTKDILNCRKSGVLTGLPDAYGRGRIIGDYRRVALYGIDFLMADKLNQFKSLQTKLENGEDLEMTIQLREEIAEQHRALGQIKEMAAKYGYDISSPAKTAQEAVQWTYFGYLAAVKSQNGAAMSFGRVSTFLDVFIERDIKAGKLTEEQAQELIDHLVMKLRMVRFLRTPEYDELFSGDPIWATESLAGMGVDGRTLVTKNSFRFLNTLYTMGPSPEPNMTILWSEKLPLNFKKYAAKVSIDTSSVQYENDDLMRPDFNNDDYAIACCVSPMIVGKQMQFFGARANLAKTMLYAINGGVDEKLKLQVGPKEAPMMDEVLDYDKVMERMDHFMDWLAKQYVTALNIIHYMHDKYSYEAALMALHDRDVYRTMACGIAGLSVAADSLSAIKYAKVSTIRDEDGLAIDFKIEGEYPQFGNNDARVDDIACDLVERFMKKIQKLHTYRNAVPTQSVLTITSNVVYGKKTGNTPDGRRAGAPFGPGANPMHGRDQKGAVASLTSVAKLPFAYAKDGISYTFSIVPNALGKDDDVRKANLAGLMDGYFHHEASIEGGQHLNVNVMNREMLLDAMDHPEKYPQLTIRVSGYAVRFNALTKEQQQDVITRTFTQSI; from the coding sequence ATGACCGAACTCAACGAGAAGTTAGCAACAGCTTGGCAAGGTTTCAATGAAGGTGACTGGCAGAAAGAGGTCAATGTTCGTGACTTCATCCAGAAAAACTACACGCCTTACGAGGGTGACGAATCCTTCCTGGCTGGCGCTACTCAAGCCACAACTACCTTGTGGGACAAGGTTATGGAAGGGATCAAACTGGAAAACCGTACCCATGCGCCGGTTGATTTCGATACTAACGTTGTTTCTACCGTTATCTCCCACGATGCAGGCTATATCAACAAAGATCTGGAAACTATCGTTGGTTTACAGACTGAAGCACCACTGAAACGTGCCCTGATCCCATTCGGCGGCATTAAAATGGTAGAAGGTTCATGTAAGGTCTATGGCCGTGAACTGGATCCACAGGTAAAAAAAGTCTTCACCGAATACCGTAAGACCCACAATCAGGGCGTATTCGATGTTTATACCAAAGATATTCTAAACTGCCGTAAATCCGGCGTTTTAACCGGTTTGCCAGATGCTTATGGCCGTGGCCGTATCATTGGCGACTATCGCCGTGTTGCTCTGTACGGCATTGATTTCCTGATGGCCGACAAACTGAACCAGTTCAAGTCACTGCAGACCAAACTGGAAAACGGTGAAGACTTGGAGATGACTATCCAATTGCGCGAAGAAATTGCTGAGCAGCATCGTGCATTGGGTCAAATTAAAGAAATGGCGGCCAAATATGGTTACGACATTTCTAGCCCGGCTAAAACGGCTCAGGAAGCCGTACAGTGGACCTACTTTGGTTATCTGGCTGCGGTTAAGTCTCAGAATGGCGCTGCAATGTCCTTTGGTCGCGTATCAACCTTCCTTGACGTATTCATCGAACGCGATATCAAAGCAGGTAAACTGACCGAAGAACAGGCTCAGGAACTGATTGACCATCTGGTGATGAAACTGCGTATGGTCCGTTTCCTGCGTACCCCAGAATATGATGAGTTATTCTCTGGTGACCCTATCTGGGCAACGGAATCACTGGCTGGTATGGGTGTTGATGGGCGTACGCTGGTCACTAAAAACAGCTTCCGTTTTTTGAATACCCTGTACACCATGGGGCCATCACCAGAACCGAACATGACCATTCTGTGGTCTGAAAAACTGCCGTTGAACTTCAAAAAATACGCAGCGAAAGTGTCCATAGACACCTCATCCGTGCAGTATGAAAACGACGATCTGATGCGCCCAGACTTCAACAACGATGACTATGCCATCGCCTGTTGCGTCAGCCCGATGATTGTTGGCAAACAAATGCAGTTCTTCGGTGCGCGTGCCAACTTGGCGAAAACCATGTTGTATGCCATCAACGGCGGTGTTGACGAAAAACTGAAACTGCAGGTTGGCCCAAAAGAAGCGCCAATGATGGATGAAGTGCTGGACTATGACAAAGTCATGGAACGCATGGATCACTTTATGGATTGGCTGGCCAAGCAGTATGTAACTGCGCTGAATATCATTCACTACATGCACGACAAGTACAGCTATGAAGCTGCACTGATGGCGCTGCATGACCGTGATGTTTACCGTACCATGGCCTGTGGTATCGCTGGTCTATCGGTTGCAGCTGACTCATTGTCTGCAATCAAATACGCCAAAGTATCTACTATTCGTGACGAAGACGGTTTGGCAATCGACTTCAAAATCGAAGGTGAATATCCGCAGTTTGGTAACAATGATGCTCGCGTTGATGACATCGCATGTGACCTGGTAGAACGTTTCATGAAGAAAATTCAGAAACTGCACACTTATCGTAACGCGGTGCCTACCCAATCGGTTCTGACGATCACTTCTAACGTGGTTTACGGTAAGAAAACCGGTAACACCCCTGATGGCCGTCGTGCCGGTGCGCCATTTGGCCCAGGTGCCAACCCAATGCATGGTCGTGACCAGAAGGGTGCGGTAGCATCACTGACCTCCGTCGCCAAACTCCCCTTTGCCTATGCAAAAGACGGTATCTCTTACACCTTCTCCATCGTACCTAACGCGTTAGGTAAAGATGACGATGTACGTAAAGCTAACTTGGCTGGTCTGATGGATGGTTACTTCCATCATGAAGCATCGATCGAAGGCGGTCAGCACCTGAACGTTAACGTGATGAACCGTGAAATGCTGCTGGATGCGATGGATCATCCTGAGAAATATCCTCAGTTGACTATTCGTGTATCCGGTTATGCAGTGCGTTTTAATGCGTTGACTAAAGAGCAGCAACAAGACGTGATTACTCGTACTTTCACTCAGTCGATCTAA
- the focA gene encoding formate transporter FocA, whose amino-acid sequence MRADNPFDMLLPAAMAKVAEDAGVYKATKHPLKTFYLAITAGVFISIAFVFYITATTGTSAVPFGLAKLVGGICFSMGLMLVVVCGADLFTSTVLIVIAKASGRITWGQLAINWLNVYIGNLIGALLFVALIWFSGQHMTANGLWGLNVLQTADHKLHHTFIEAVCLGILANLLVCLAVWMSYSGRSLMDKMFAMILPVAMFVASGFEHSIANMFLIPMGVVIKQFATPEFWQTVGAAPEQFSHLTVSHFIIDNLLPVTIGNIIGGGVLVGLTYWAIYLRDGERKH is encoded by the coding sequence GTGCGAGCTGACAACCCATTCGATATGCTGTTACCTGCCGCAATGGCTAAAGTTGCCGAAGATGCGGGAGTGTATAAAGCAACCAAGCATCCGCTAAAGACTTTTTATTTGGCAATTACTGCTGGTGTCTTCATTTCTATCGCCTTTGTTTTCTATATCACTGCCACTACAGGTACCTCTGCTGTCCCTTTCGGCCTTGCCAAACTGGTGGGGGGGATATGCTTCTCTATGGGTTTAATGTTGGTTGTCGTCTGTGGCGCAGACTTGTTTACCTCAACCGTACTGATTGTCATTGCCAAAGCCAGCGGGCGTATAACCTGGGGCCAATTGGCCATCAACTGGCTTAACGTCTATATTGGTAACCTGATTGGTGCACTGTTATTTGTCGCTCTTATCTGGTTCTCTGGTCAACATATGACAGCCAATGGTCTGTGGGGACTGAACGTTTTACAAACCGCAGATCACAAATTGCATCACACTTTTATTGAAGCCGTTTGCCTCGGCATTTTGGCTAATCTATTGGTTTGCCTAGCGGTATGGATGAGTTATTCCGGCCGCAGCCTGATGGATAAAATGTTTGCCATGATCCTGCCGGTAGCCATGTTCGTTGCCAGCGGCTTTGAACATAGCATCGCCAATATGTTTTTGATCCCTATGGGTGTTGTTATCAAGCAGTTCGCCACGCCGGAGTTTTGGCAAACCGTGGGGGCAGCACCTGAGCAATTTTCTCATCTGACAGTAAGCCACTTCATTATTGACAACCTGCTCCCCGTTACTATCGGTAATATCATTGGTGGTGGCGTGTTGGTCGGCTTGACTTACTGGGCAATTTATCTGCGTGATGGCGAACGGAAACATTAA